The following are encoded in a window of Megalopta genalis isolate 19385.01 chromosome 6, iyMegGena1_principal, whole genome shotgun sequence genomic DNA:
- the LOC117226069 gene encoding vesicular glutamate transporter 2, whose product MADTGRYEEHTICKTRPTCSLRKLRDMIPARVVLYMLSFSGFTVSFMMRNDINIAMVAMVKQPSTISNDTIVTVDSQYCYTTPNASFTNNDTLSWDKEQGEFEWSPTIQSVISGSFYWCYILSQVVGGVLAQYFGTKTVFGGSQLITAICSLLLPTAAGIHYGFIIALRSIQGVASGLTWPAMYAVVGHWIPPVERSRFMSSFQGFSFGIGITYPLCGFIIAHFGWRLVFYTTGTVGIIWCLFWYFFAFDSPADHPRISQQELRYIQESVGNQVHRTQESMPVPWKHILTSWAAWSIGITTFGRIWVHYVFIISGPMYMKTVLGFSIQANGVLSGLPFICSYFSSVAFCYVADVLVTRQILSLTNIRKVFTAAAQVVPGILLVLIGYLGCDIILVLVVWFIAVSLITAAYAGAMASIVDIAPNFAGPILAFAQTIHMSASFLSPIVAGLLTQKSQALDAWRQVFGVSACVACGTYVVYQVFGTADIQAWNYPDLKYPQSDKEDFEPLNDISRKNGKIMKSNLAEEA is encoded by the exons ATGGCGGATACAGGGAG ATACGAAGAACATACCATATGTAAGACACGTCCAACATGCAGCCTGCGAAAACTGAGAG ACATGATCCCAGCGCGAGTGGTGCTATATATGCTGTCATTCTCAGGATTCACTGTCTCTTTCATGATGAGAAACGACATAAACATCGCCATGGTGGCGATGGTCAAGCAACCATCGACCATATCTAACGACACCATAGTCACAGTCGATTCTCAGTATTGCTACACAACACCAAATGCATCCTTTACAAACAACGATACGCTCTCCTGGGATAAG GAACAAGGGGAATTCGAATGGAGCCCGACCATACAATCCGTCATCAGTGGCTCGTTCTACTGGTGTTACATACTGTCCCAAGTGGTTGGCGGTGTGCTCGCACAGTACTTCGGCACTAAAACAGTTTTCGGCGGGTCCCAGCTAATTACGGCGATCTGCAGTTTGCTTTTGCCGACCGCGGCGGGGATCCATTATGGCTTCATAATTGCTCTCAGGAGTATACAGGGCGTCGCAAGT GGACTCACATGGCCCGCAATGTATGCCGTCGTTGGACATTGGATCCCGCCTGTGGAACGTTCTCGTTTCATGTCTTCCTTCCAAG GGTTCAGCTTCGGCATCGGGATTACCTATCCACTGTGCGGATTCATCATCGCTCACTTTGGCTGGAGATTGGTTTTCTATACAACTGGCACCGTTGGCATCATCTGGTGCCTTTTCTGGTACTTCTTTGCTTTCGACAGTCCCGCCGATCATCCAAGAATATCGCAGCAGGAGCTACGGTATATTCAAGAAAGCGTTGGAAACCAAGTCCACAGGACTCAGGAG AGTATGCCAGTTCCGTGGAAGCATATCTTAACATCGTGGGCAGCCTGGTCAATTGGAATCACTACATTCGGTAGGATATGGGTACACTATGTTTTCATCATTTCTGGACCAATGTACATGAAAACAGTCCTAGGGTTCAGTATCCAAGCA AACGGGGTTTTGTCTGGTTTACCCTTTATCTGCAGCTACTTCAGTTCTGTAGCATTCTGCTATGTAGCTGATGTTCTAGTCACACGACAGATTCTCTCGCTGACAAACATCCGCAAGGTGTTCACCGCTGCCG CTCAAGTGGTTCCTGGAATATTATTGGTATTGATCGGTTATCTGGGTTGTGATATCATTCTCGTTTTAGTGGTATGGTTCATAGCTGTCAGCCTTATCACTGCTGCCTACGCAGGAGCGATGGCAAGCATCGTTGATATCGCGCCAAACTTTGCTG GTCCGATATTGGCATTTGCGCAGACAATTCACATGTCAGCTAGTTTCCTATCTCCTATTGTAGCTGGACTACTTACTCAGAAAAGC CAAGCCCTTGATGCCTGGAGGCAAGTTTTTGGCGTGAGCGCGTGTGTTGCCTGTGGCACTTATGTCGTCTATCAGGTTTTCGGAACTGCAGATATTCAGGCATGGAACTATCCCGATCTCAAGTATCCGCAGTCTGATAAGGAAGATTTCGAGCCTTTGAACGATATTTCCCGGAAGAATGGAAAAATCATGAAGTCGAACTTGGCCGAAGAAGCATAA
- the LOC117226052 gene encoding uncharacterized protein LOC117226052 isoform X1 → MNQPTNSGHPRKKLAKCPSGVHPSPISKHKLRRISSTSTYVVDDEDDLEQIKNVTLESTSGTELRQDVNRPARRIDKTTSSTTFCSGRKAWNHCNAKPSTTFVPDNSVIEEESELIGALTKQLYLVESQMQMVQSDLKKKEVLLKSKDQEVTKLKRKMKDWETKTREQETLRKREQQHRRIQKDNSEKLYRRCVMLEQRIHEMEKFLADYGLIWVGDTKNSKNPEAATNSYIETCYEQIIANIDQLNLAAGKGEVHVQHNEKGRGAMFKMPSCMSLKFYKNGMVVHDGLLRLYNDPTTMSFLRDILEGYFPSELQQAYPNGVPFKVEDRRKQMYLSDSVEFPGQGYRLGKQPQADNVSISPSTSRRPGTASLKSGRRNAASKDTVPGTDNSATPTTVRSGKSKSPTVESPPAEMYVLRSQILASHNNVCSDTHLQSHINAELGLSSRKEKRDVATKHIECDASIHERFVKTKGVLRFPSSGRCYNPSSDRSSSKASPSRLENNQHTGRQRTRSSSLPNSRISISSKPITKTRAFIGFNNVDGLQSSIPHKAHSASRRSPRTAKSAEPVRKSAPPILYQVNEPSGKSGELRLKVRSLNGGTVYLVHVSADEPIARLYQLLDRAMARTIPRGYKIVLSGYSPRRLDQLGTTLREIGITRDSVLHLVND, encoded by the exons ATGAATCAACCGACCAATTCTGGGCACCCACGAAAGAAACTTGCAAAGTGTCCTTCAGGCGTCCATCCGAGTCCCATCAGCAAACACAA ATTAAGGCGAATTTCTTCGACATCGACGTATGTAGTAGACGACGAAGATGAccttgaacaaataaaaaacgtaACATTAGAGAGCACGTCGGGCACCGAACTTAGGCAAGACGTCAATCGCCCTGCCAGGAGGATTGATAAGACT ACTTCGAGCACGACGTTCTGCAGCGGTAGAAAGGCATGGAATCATTGTAATGCTAAGCCGTCGACCACCTTCGTTCCAGACAATTCAGTCATTGAGGAAG AGAGTGAGCTAATCGGTGCGTTGACGAAACAACTGTATCTAGTAGAGTCTCAGATGCAGATGGTGCAGAGTGACCTGAAGAAAAAGGAAGTCCTATTAAAGTCGAAGGATCAAGAAGTGACCAAGTTGAAACGAAAG ATGAAGGATTGGGAAACTAAGACCAGGGAGCAGGAGACTCTACGTAAAAGGGAGCAACAGCACCGGCGCATCCAAAAAGATAATTCGGAGAAGCTTTACCGACGATGTGTGATGCTCGAGCAGAGAATTCATGAGATGGAG AAGTTCTTGGCCGATTATGGTCTGATCTGGGTCGGCGATACGAAGAACTCGAAGAACCCTGAAGCGGCCACCAA TAGTTACATCGAGACTTGTTACGAGCAGATAATTGCAAACATCGATCAGCTAAACTTAGCCGCAGGGAAGGGCGAAGTTCATGTACAGCACAACGAGAAAGGGAGAGGCGCCATGTTCAAA ATGCCTTCTTGCATGTCCTTGAAATTCTACAAAAATGGAATGGTTGTGCATGATGGTTTACTACGGCTTTATAATGACCCTACTACGATGTCCTTCTTGCGGGACATTTTGGAAGGATACTTCCCTTCCGAATTGCAACAGGCTTATCCAAACGGTGTACCTTTCAAG GTAGAGGATAGGAGAAAACAAATGTACCTGAGTGACTCTGTCGAATTCCCCGGTCAAGGTTATCGGCTGGGAAAACAACCTCAGGCTGATAACGTATCGATATCGCCCAGTACATCTCGGCGACCAGGCACAGCTTCTCTAAAGTCAGGCCGTCGTAATGCAGCTTCAAAGGACACTGTTCCCGGCACTGACAATTCCGCGACACCCACAACTGTCAG ATCTGGAAAATCGAAAAGCCCGACAGTAGAAAGTCCGCCTGCCGAGATGTACGTCCTCCGTTCTCAAATATTGGCGTCGCATAATAACGTTTGCTCCGACACTCATTTACAGTCGCATATCAACGCCGAACTCGGTTTGAGCAGTCGGAAAGAGAAG CGAGACGTAGCTACCAAACACATAGAGTGCGACGCCAGTATACATGAGAGGTTCGTGAAGACGAAAGGCGTGTTAAGATTTCCAAGTTCCGGCCGATGTTACAATCCTTCCAGCGACAGATCCTCGTCCAAAGCATCGCCTAG TCGATTGGAGAACAACCAACACACTGGTAGGCAGAGGACGAGATCATCCAGCCTGCCAAACTCCCGTATATCCATCAGTTCAAAGCCGATCACGAAGACTAGAGCGTTCATTGGGTTCAATAATGTTGACGGTCTACAGTCATCGATTCCTCACAAAGCACATAGTGCAAGCAGGCGGAGTCCTCGTACTGCAAAGTCCGCAGAACCAGTTCGAAAGAGTGCA CCTCCAATCTTGTACCAGGTAAACGAACCATCTGGAAAATCGGGCGAACTTCGACTAAAGGTCAGATCATTGAACGGTGGTACAGTATATCTGGTGCACGTTTCTGCCGACGAGCCGATAGCTCGACTCTACCAATTACTGGACAGAGCGATGGCGAGGACAATTCCTCGAGGATACAAGATTGTCCTCAGCGG TTACTCGCCAAGGAGGCTGGATCAGTTAGGTACGACGTTAAGAGAAATCGGCATCACCAGGGATAGCGTGTTACATTTAGTGAACGATTGA
- the LOC117226052 gene encoding uncharacterized protein LOC117226052 isoform X2, giving the protein MLTSSTTFCSGRKAWNHCNAKPSTTFVPDNSVIEEESELIGALTKQLYLVESQMQMVQSDLKKKEVLLKSKDQEVTKLKRKMKDWETKTREQETLRKREQQHRRIQKDNSEKLYRRCVMLEQRIHEMEKFLADYGLIWVGDTKNSKNPEAATNSYIETCYEQIIANIDQLNLAAGKGEVHVQHNEKGRGAMFKMPSCMSLKFYKNGMVVHDGLLRLYNDPTTMSFLRDILEGYFPSELQQAYPNGVPFKVEDRRKQMYLSDSVEFPGQGYRLGKQPQADNVSISPSTSRRPGTASLKSGRRNAASKDTVPGTDNSATPTTVRSGKSKSPTVESPPAEMYVLRSQILASHNNVCSDTHLQSHINAELGLSSRKEKRDVATKHIECDASIHERFVKTKGVLRFPSSGRCYNPSSDRSSSKASPSRLENNQHTGRQRTRSSSLPNSRISISSKPITKTRAFIGFNNVDGLQSSIPHKAHSASRRSPRTAKSAEPVRKSAPPILYQVNEPSGKSGELRLKVRSLNGGTVYLVHVSADEPIARLYQLLDRAMARTIPRGYKIVLSGYSPRRLDQLGTTLREIGITRDSVLHLVND; this is encoded by the exons ATGCTC ACTTCGAGCACGACGTTCTGCAGCGGTAGAAAGGCATGGAATCATTGTAATGCTAAGCCGTCGACCACCTTCGTTCCAGACAATTCAGTCATTGAGGAAG AGAGTGAGCTAATCGGTGCGTTGACGAAACAACTGTATCTAGTAGAGTCTCAGATGCAGATGGTGCAGAGTGACCTGAAGAAAAAGGAAGTCCTATTAAAGTCGAAGGATCAAGAAGTGACCAAGTTGAAACGAAAG ATGAAGGATTGGGAAACTAAGACCAGGGAGCAGGAGACTCTACGTAAAAGGGAGCAACAGCACCGGCGCATCCAAAAAGATAATTCGGAGAAGCTTTACCGACGATGTGTGATGCTCGAGCAGAGAATTCATGAGATGGAG AAGTTCTTGGCCGATTATGGTCTGATCTGGGTCGGCGATACGAAGAACTCGAAGAACCCTGAAGCGGCCACCAA TAGTTACATCGAGACTTGTTACGAGCAGATAATTGCAAACATCGATCAGCTAAACTTAGCCGCAGGGAAGGGCGAAGTTCATGTACAGCACAACGAGAAAGGGAGAGGCGCCATGTTCAAA ATGCCTTCTTGCATGTCCTTGAAATTCTACAAAAATGGAATGGTTGTGCATGATGGTTTACTACGGCTTTATAATGACCCTACTACGATGTCCTTCTTGCGGGACATTTTGGAAGGATACTTCCCTTCCGAATTGCAACAGGCTTATCCAAACGGTGTACCTTTCAAG GTAGAGGATAGGAGAAAACAAATGTACCTGAGTGACTCTGTCGAATTCCCCGGTCAAGGTTATCGGCTGGGAAAACAACCTCAGGCTGATAACGTATCGATATCGCCCAGTACATCTCGGCGACCAGGCACAGCTTCTCTAAAGTCAGGCCGTCGTAATGCAGCTTCAAAGGACACTGTTCCCGGCACTGACAATTCCGCGACACCCACAACTGTCAG ATCTGGAAAATCGAAAAGCCCGACAGTAGAAAGTCCGCCTGCCGAGATGTACGTCCTCCGTTCTCAAATATTGGCGTCGCATAATAACGTTTGCTCCGACACTCATTTACAGTCGCATATCAACGCCGAACTCGGTTTGAGCAGTCGGAAAGAGAAG CGAGACGTAGCTACCAAACACATAGAGTGCGACGCCAGTATACATGAGAGGTTCGTGAAGACGAAAGGCGTGTTAAGATTTCCAAGTTCCGGCCGATGTTACAATCCTTCCAGCGACAGATCCTCGTCCAAAGCATCGCCTAG TCGATTGGAGAACAACCAACACACTGGTAGGCAGAGGACGAGATCATCCAGCCTGCCAAACTCCCGTATATCCATCAGTTCAAAGCCGATCACGAAGACTAGAGCGTTCATTGGGTTCAATAATGTTGACGGTCTACAGTCATCGATTCCTCACAAAGCACATAGTGCAAGCAGGCGGAGTCCTCGTACTGCAAAGTCCGCAGAACCAGTTCGAAAGAGTGCA CCTCCAATCTTGTACCAGGTAAACGAACCATCTGGAAAATCGGGCGAACTTCGACTAAAGGTCAGATCATTGAACGGTGGTACAGTATATCTGGTGCACGTTTCTGCCGACGAGCCGATAGCTCGACTCTACCAATTACTGGACAGAGCGATGGCGAGGACAATTCCTCGAGGATACAAGATTGTCCTCAGCGG TTACTCGCCAAGGAGGCTGGATCAGTTAGGTACGACGTTAAGAGAAATCGGCATCACCAGGGATAGCGTGTTACATTTAGTGAACGATTGA